A genomic segment from Armatimonadota bacterium encodes:
- a CDS encoding restriction endonuclease — protein MATTTQSASARPLPQGRISYEEFLQWLDEDTWAEWVDGEVQIMSPVGIEHELVAMYLKTLLTSHVSMKNLGVVLDEPFQMKSGPELPGRSPDIFFVSAARVHLIQEHFLNGPADLVVEVISPESRARDRGEKYYEYEQAGVKEYWMVDPDRKQVEFHVLSPQGIYQPAFVGNEGEYHSAAVEGFWIRVEWLWQRPPMQEVLKAWGWL, from the coding sequence ATGGCGACAACGACCCAATCAGCCTCCGCCCGTCCCCTGCCCCAGGGCAGAATCAGCTACGAAGAGTTTCTACAGTGGCTGGACGAAGACACCTGGGCGGAATGGGTAGATGGAGAGGTGCAAATCATGAGCCCCGTCGGTATCGAGCATGAACTGGTAGCAATGTATCTCAAAACACTACTGACAAGCCATGTTAGCATGAAAAACCTTGGGGTCGTGCTGGATGAGCCGTTTCAGATGAAAAGCGGACCAGAGCTGCCCGGACGCTCTCCAGACATCTTCTTCGTCTCTGCAGCCCGCGTCCACCTGATTCAGGAGCACTTCCTGAACGGTCCTGCCGACCTGGTGGTAGAGGTCATCAGTCCCGAAAGCCGCGCACGCGACCGCGGTGAGAAGTACTATGAATACGAGCAAGCAGGCGTGAAGGAGTACTGGATGGTAGACCCCGACCGGAAGCAGGTGGAGTTTCACGTACTCAGCCCGCAGGGCATCTACCAGCCCGCATTCGTGGGCAACGAGGGAGAATACCACTCCGCCGCCGTGGAAGGCTTCTGGATTCGGGTGGAGTGGCTGTGGCAGCGCCCGCCGATGCAGGAGGTACTGAAGGCGTGGGGATGGTTGTAA